The following coding sequences lie in one beta proteobacterium CB genomic window:
- a CDS encoding 4-hydroxybenzoate polyprenyl transferase: MRDRIVAYAYLIRLDKPIGTLLLLWPTLWALWLASGGFPELHLLIIFTLGTFLMRSAGCAINDYADQNFDRHVLRTRDRPITSGKISGKEALGVAATLALIAYLLIQPLNTLTKELSFFALAVAILYPFTKRFFAIPQAVLGIAFGFGIPMAYAAVLGFIPLEAWILFIGNIFWAIAYDTAYAMVDRDDDLRLGLRTSAITFGRFDVLAIALSYGVLFLSQVWVAQLANLHNYFWVGWCLALACALYHLKLVATRKREDCFKAFRHNNWLGGCLFLGILLGLARF; encoded by the coding sequence ATGCGTGATCGTATTGTTGCTTACGCCTATTTGATTCGCTTGGATAAACCAATCGGTACGCTATTGTTGTTGTGGCCGACCTTATGGGCACTTTGGTTAGCGAGTGGCGGCTTTCCTGAGCTACATCTGCTCATCATTTTTACCTTGGGTACATTTTTAATGCGTAGTGCAGGTTGCGCTATTAATGATTACGCGGATCAAAATTTTGATCGCCATGTTTTGCGAACCAGAGACCGGCCAATTACCAGCGGCAAGATTTCTGGGAAGGAAGCATTGGGAGTGGCAGCCACTTTAGCGTTAATAGCCTACTTACTTATTCAGCCCCTCAATACCCTGACTAAAGAACTTTCTTTTTTTGCCCTTGCGGTTGCGATTCTCTATCCCTTTACTAAACGTTTTTTTGCGATTCCTCAAGCAGTCCTGGGTATTGCCTTTGGCTTTGGAATTCCGATGGCCTATGCAGCAGTGCTTGGTTTTATTCCGCTAGAAGCTTGGATTTTGTTTATAGGTAACATCTTCTGGGCGATTGCTTATGACACGGCTTACGCTATGGTTGATCGCGATGATGATTTGCGTTTGGGTTTGCGTACTTCAGCCATTACCTTTGGCCGCTTTGATGTTCTCGCAATTGCGCTGAGTTACGGCGTACTATTTCTGAGTCAGGTGTGGGTTGCTCAACTGGCAAATCTACATAATTACTTCTGGGTGGGTTGGTGCCTAGCTTTGGCTTGCGCTTTGTATCACCTGAAACTGGTAGCCACTCGCAAGCGCGAGGATTGCTTTAAAGCTTTTCGCCACAATAACTGGTTGGGGGGATGCCTATTTCTAGGAATCCTCTTGGGTTTAGCTCGCTTTTAG
- a CDS encoding ATP-dependent DNA helicase RecG, which produces MTTKRPPTALEKMGLNSPMALALHLPSRYEDETELFTIEEALGLGRFHSIQTQGVVIRNQVTFRPRRQLLVTIEDDTASLQLRFLNFYPSQQKQMAVGAHIRVRGEVREGYQGPEMVHPIVRAVTPDAPLPASLTPVYPASAGISQTMIRKAVLQALRDSSLKESLAEFLPSKLMAEILPTNDWPQLQDAICYLHQPPADANTQSLLERTHPAWRRVQFEELLAQQISLKRAHAIRRERRAPSFTKDRQASKANNANASIEEGLLKVLPFKLTGAQARVWSEIGLDLSQTFPMNRLLQGDVGSGKTVIAALAAARAMDHGYQAAIMAPTEILAEQHYLKMQEWFEPIGVKIAWLSGSLKAKEKRFSQEMIESGEAQLIIGTHALIQDKVSFAKLGLAVIDEQHRFGVRQRLEIQQRVGSELFYCHQLMMSATPIPRTLAMTYYADLDVSVIDELPPGRKPIATKVVKAARRDEVISGLHDWLAKGLQAYWVCPLIEESEVLQLQTAVESFEQLTQALPNFKVGLVHGRLKSDEKAAVMAAFKANEIQLLVATTVIEVGVDVPNAALMVIEHAERFGYAQIHQLRGRVGRGSADSVCILMYAEPLSLAAKERLQTLRETSDGFVIAERDLSLRGPGELLGAKQSGDAMLRFVDLQRDAWLIELAQIAAERLLAEHGDLVERHLERWLGSRTEFLKA; this is translated from the coding sequence ATGACGACTAAGCGACCGCCAACTGCACTCGAAAAGATGGGTTTAAACAGCCCTATGGCACTTGCTTTGCACCTGCCATCCCGCTATGAGGACGAGACTGAGCTCTTCACTATCGAGGAAGCTTTGGGCTTGGGAAGGTTCCATTCCATTCAGACCCAGGGTGTCGTGATTCGAAATCAGGTGACGTTTCGTCCTAGAAGACAGCTTTTGGTCACGATTGAAGATGACACTGCTTCGCTACAGCTCCGTTTCCTCAATTTTTATCCCAGCCAGCAAAAGCAAATGGCAGTCGGTGCCCATATCCGAGTCCGCGGTGAGGTCCGAGAGGGTTATCAAGGCCCTGAAATGGTTCACCCCATAGTTCGGGCGGTGACCCCAGATGCACCATTACCGGCAAGTTTGACCCCGGTCTACCCCGCGAGTGCGGGCATCTCACAAACGATGATTCGCAAGGCGGTCTTGCAGGCTTTGCGGGATAGCAGTCTTAAAGAGAGTTTGGCGGAATTTTTACCATCCAAACTGATGGCAGAAATTTTGCCAACAAATGATTGGCCACAGTTGCAAGATGCGATTTGCTATTTGCACCAACCACCTGCCGACGCCAATACCCAATCACTTCTAGAGCGCACACATCCTGCATGGCGCCGCGTGCAGTTTGAGGAATTGCTTGCCCAGCAGATTTCTCTAAAACGGGCTCATGCCATTCGTAGAGAAAGGCGCGCCCCTAGTTTTACGAAGGATCGGCAAGCAAGTAAGGCAAACAATGCAAATGCCAGCATTGAAGAGGGCTTGCTTAAAGTCTTGCCCTTTAAATTGACTGGCGCTCAAGCGCGCGTCTGGTCTGAGATTGGTCTGGATCTCTCTCAGACCTTCCCAATGAATCGCTTATTACAAGGTGATGTGGGTAGTGGGAAAACGGTGATTGCAGCATTGGCTGCTGCGCGTGCCATGGACCACGGCTATCAAGCCGCCATCATGGCGCCCACCGAAATTTTGGCTGAACAACACTACCTTAAGATGCAGGAGTGGTTTGAGCCGATAGGAGTAAAAATTGCTTGGCTCTCTGGCAGTTTGAAAGCAAAGGAAAAAAGGTTTTCCCAAGAGATGATTGAGAGCGGTGAAGCCCAACTCATTATTGGTACACACGCGCTTATTCAAGATAAGGTGAGCTTTGCCAAATTGGGTTTAGCAGTAATTGATGAGCAACATCGTTTTGGTGTGAGGCAGCGTTTAGAGATTCAACAGCGGGTTGGTTCCGAACTTTTTTATTGCCACCAGCTCATGATGTCAGCGACCCCTATCCCTCGCACTCTAGCGATGACCTATTACGCCGATCTAGATGTTTCCGTGATTGATGAATTGCCTCCGGGTCGCAAGCCGATTGCCACCAAAGTGGTAAAGGCGGCGCGAAGAGATGAGGTGATTAGCGGTCTGCATGATTGGCTAGCCAAGGGACTGCAAGCTTACTGGGTTTGCCCTTTGATTGAAGAGTCAGAGGTATTGCAATTGCAAACAGCGGTTGAAAGCTTTGAGCAGCTCACACAAGCATTGCCGAATTTCAAGGTCGGCTTGGTTCATGGTCGATTAAAAAGTGATGAGAAGGCAGCGGTCATGGCCGCATTTAAAGCTAATGAGATTCAATTGCTTGTAGCGACTACAGTAATTGAGGTGGGGGTAGATGTGCCTAATGCGGCATTGATGGTGATCGAGCATGCCGAACGTTTTGGTTATGCGCAAATTCATCAATTGCGTGGGCGTGTAGGGCGCGGTTCGGCGGATTCAGTTTGCATTCTCATGTATGCAGAGCCCTTATCTTTAGCCGCTAAAGAGCGCTTACAGACTTTGCGAGAAACTTCCGATGGCTTTGTGATTGCGGAGCGAGATTTATCGCTACGGGGTCCTGGTGAGTTATTGGGGGCTAAGCAATCTGGTGATGCGATGCTAAGGTTTGTGGACCTGCAGCGCGATGCGTGGCTGATCGAGTTGGCACAGATAGCAGCAGAGCGTTTGCTAGCTGAGCATGGCGACTTAGTGGAGCGGCATCTCGAACGTTGGTTAGGCTCTCGTACAGAATTTCTAAAAGCTTGA
- the queA gene encoding S-adenosylmethionine--tRNA-ribosyltransferase-isomerase, with amino-acid sequence MQLSDFNYDLPPQLIAQHPLANRTDSRLLEVKAEGGDIAQLIDRKFPDILNLIKPGDLLVFNDTKVIPARLHGKKETGGNVELLIERISGDQQAWVQIRASKVPKTGSIVHVHNKAGETFPVEMLGYDGRFYEVRFPENVFSLLERFGELPLPPYIEHQPDQEDANRYQTVVAKNPGAVAAPTAGLHFDEAILKKLNELGVKQAVVTLHVGAGTFTPVREEDLSKHKMHYEWFSVPAETIEAIKATHKAGSRVIAVGTTSLRALESQAQTQQTSGETNLFITPGYTFKTVDCLLTNFHLPKSTLLMLVSAFAGVDNIRNAYQHAIQNEYRFFSYGDAMFLSRPNQTSS; translated from the coding sequence ATGCAACTTTCCGACTTCAATTACGACCTCCCACCCCAACTAATTGCCCAGCATCCCCTGGCCAATAGAACGGACAGCCGCCTCCTAGAGGTCAAGGCCGAAGGGGGTGATATCGCCCAATTGATCGATCGGAAGTTCCCGGACATTCTTAACCTTATCAAGCCTGGGGATTTGCTGGTCTTCAATGACACCAAAGTCATTCCCGCTCGCCTACATGGCAAAAAAGAGACTGGGGGTAATGTTGAGCTCCTCATTGAGCGCATTAGCGGAGATCAACAAGCCTGGGTACAAATTAGAGCCTCGAAGGTTCCTAAGACCGGCAGTATTGTTCATGTGCACAATAAAGCGGGTGAGACCTTCCCAGTGGAAATGCTTGGCTATGATGGCCGATTTTATGAAGTGCGCTTCCCTGAGAATGTTTTCTCCTTACTGGAGCGTTTCGGTGAGCTACCGCTCCCGCCTTATATCGAGCATCAACCAGATCAAGAAGATGCCAATCGCTACCAAACAGTAGTTGCCAAAAACCCGGGCGCTGTTGCAGCTCCTACGGCAGGATTGCATTTTGATGAAGCTATCCTCAAGAAGCTAAATGAACTCGGAGTGAAGCAGGCTGTCGTTACCCTACATGTGGGTGCTGGTACTTTTACGCCCGTCCGAGAGGAAGATCTCAGTAAACACAAAATGCACTACGAGTGGTTTTCAGTTCCCGCAGAAACGATTGAAGCAATAAAGGCCACTCACAAAGCAGGCAGCAGGGTCATTGCAGTCGGGACAACTAGTCTGCGAGCCCTAGAAAGCCAGGCTCAGACTCAGCAAACCAGTGGCGAAACCAATTTATTTATTACGCCTGGCTACACATTCAAAACCGTAGATTGCTTACTTACAAACTTTCATCTGCCAAAATCAACCCTATTAATGCTGGTGAGCGCCTTTGCAGGTGTAGACAATATCCGCAACGCCTATCAACATGCCATTCAAAATGAATATCGTTTTTTTAGTTACGGCGATGCGATGTTCTTAAGCCGCCCTAACCAAACAAGCTCATGA
- a CDS encoding Queuine tRNA-ribosyltransferase yields the protein MKAMTPRDLNEAKAQIILGNTFHLWLRPGLDVIKKHGGLHRFMGWDKPILTDSGGFQVFSLGALRKISEEGVTFASPINGDKLFMSPEVSMEIQAVLNSDIAMQFDECTPYEIKGQATSEKTARASLEMSLRWGDRSLKRFRELETGNGLFGIVQGGMFENLREFSLEAVSQQGFDGIAIGGLSVGEPKPEFERILNFTAPKLPEHMPHYLMGVGTPEDLMLGVSLGIDMFDCVMPTRNARNGWLFTRFGDLKLRNSGYKDDDRPVDPTCACYTCKNFTRSYLNHLQKANEILGSQLNTIHNLSYYLQLMEEVRESLAKDRFSAYREEFHRNRQRGVEPGQD from the coding sequence GTGAAGGCAATGACACCTCGAGATTTAAATGAGGCCAAAGCCCAAATTATTTTAGGCAATACCTTTCATCTTTGGCTCCGCCCTGGTTTAGATGTCATTAAAAAACATGGTGGTTTACATCGCTTCATGGGTTGGGATAAGCCCATCCTCACTGACTCTGGCGGCTTTCAGGTCTTTAGCTTGGGCGCCCTGAGAAAAATTTCCGAAGAAGGTGTGACCTTTGCCTCCCCGATCAATGGCGATAAATTGTTTATGTCTCCAGAAGTATCGATGGAGATTCAGGCAGTACTTAATAGCGATATCGCTATGCAGTTTGATGAGTGCACGCCCTACGAAATCAAAGGGCAAGCAACTTCAGAAAAAACCGCACGCGCCTCATTAGAGATGTCGCTACGTTGGGGTGATCGCTCCTTAAAACGCTTTCGCGAGCTCGAGACAGGCAACGGTCTCTTTGGCATTGTTCAGGGCGGGATGTTTGAAAATCTCCGTGAGTTTTCCTTAGAGGCAGTCAGCCAGCAGGGGTTTGATGGCATTGCGATTGGTGGTCTCTCAGTTGGGGAACCAAAGCCTGAGTTTGAGCGCATTCTGAATTTCACGGCTCCTAAACTGCCAGAGCACATGCCCCACTACTTGATGGGGGTTGGTACACCTGAAGATCTGATGCTAGGCGTCAGCCTCGGCATCGATATGTTTGACTGTGTGATGCCGACTCGCAATGCCCGCAATGGCTGGCTCTTTACCCGCTTTGGCGACCTTAAGCTGCGGAATTCAGGGTACAAGGACGACGATCGCCCTGTTGACCCTACCTGCGCCTGCTATACCTGCAAAAACTTCACTAGATCCTACTTAAATCACCTCCAGAAGGCAAATGAGATCCTCGGATCGCAGCTCAATACCATCCACAACCTCTCCTACTATCTCCAGTTAATGGAAGAGGTTCGAGAATCCCTGGCTAAAGACCGTTTCAGTGCCTATCGCGAGGAATTTCATCGGAATCGCCAACGGGGCGTAGAGCCTGGACAGGATTAA
- a CDS encoding preprotein translocase, YajC subunit yields MWISNAFAQAPAAGADSGGLMSFLPLILMFAVLYFIMIRPQMKRQKETKAMLESLAVGDEVVTVGGIIGKVTALKDQVVTVEISAGTEVQMQKGAITTVLPKGSLKSA; encoded by the coding sequence ATGTGGATTAGTAACGCTTTTGCCCAGGCTCCAGCCGCGGGTGCAGATTCTGGTGGCTTGATGAGCTTCCTTCCCCTCATTTTGATGTTTGCAGTGCTGTACTTCATCATGATTCGCCCACAAATGAAGCGTCAGAAAGAAACTAAAGCAATGCTTGAGTCTCTTGCTGTTGGCGACGAAGTCGTGACGGTTGGCGGCATCATCGGCAAAGTGACTGCATTGAAAGATCAAGTAGTGACTGTTGAAATCTCTGCCGGTACTGAAGTGCAGATGCAAAAAGGTGCCATCACAACAGTATTGCCAAAAGGCTCACTGAAGTCTGCTTAA
- a CDS encoding Protein-export membrane protein SecD has translation MNRYPLWKYIVILFALLIGGLYSLPNFYGEAPAVQVSSAKPTIKVDLATQSRVEKILTDDNISNTGIFFESTGSVGSIKIRFSNTDIQLRARDLLQQKLNLDQNEPNFTVALNLLSNTPSWLNALNALPMPLGLDLRGGVYFLLQVDMKGAVQKKVTSLATDIRSQLRDKSIRQQGIERGQDSITLTFGSTEDAEKARSVLMTSQPDLTWQIKPTGLSPKLVGEFKPTALKEIQDNAVKQNIVTLNKRVNELAVKEPVIQQQGAERIVVQLPGVQDTARAKDIIGRTATLESRLADPIVSTIAIGETPPPGMDVFRFGENRQGVFKKSVIFSGDRITDASAGFDQNQRPAVNISLDAAGGRVMQEVTRENIGKPMGMILFEKGKGEVLTIATIQGEFGSKFQITGQPTTESANDLALLLRAGSLAAPMEIIEERTIGPSLGAENIEKGFKSLIIGFGAISIFMIAYYLLFGTFSVVALAVNLLLLISVLSMLQATLTLPGIAAMALALGMAIDSNVLINERIREELRNGAAPQTAIAVGFDKAWATILDSNVTTLIAGLALLAFGSGPIKGFAVVHCLGILTSMFSAVFFSRGLVNLWYGRGKKVQKLAIGQVWRPQEK, from the coding sequence ATGAATCGCTATCCCCTCTGGAAATACATAGTCATCCTGTTTGCTTTATTAATCGGAGGACTATATTCATTACCCAATTTCTACGGGGAGGCTCCAGCGGTTCAAGTCTCATCCGCCAAACCAACCATCAAGGTTGATTTGGCGACTCAGTCTCGAGTTGAAAAGATTCTGACTGATGACAACATTAGCAATACCGGCATCTTCTTTGAATCTACAGGCAGTGTAGGTTCAATCAAAATTCGTTTTAGCAATACCGATATCCAACTACGTGCTCGCGACTTGTTACAGCAGAAGTTGAACCTCGACCAAAACGAACCTAATTTCACAGTTGCATTAAATCTACTCTCCAACACGCCGAGCTGGTTAAATGCACTCAATGCATTACCCATGCCACTTGGCCTTGACTTACGAGGCGGCGTCTACTTCTTGCTACAAGTCGATATGAAGGGCGCTGTTCAGAAGAAGGTAACTTCTTTAGCGACGGATATTCGCAGCCAACTCCGCGATAAATCCATTCGCCAACAAGGCATCGAGCGCGGTCAAGACTCCATTACTCTGACTTTTGGTAGCACCGAGGATGCTGAAAAGGCACGCTCTGTCTTGATGACTAGCCAGCCCGATCTGACCTGGCAAATTAAGCCAACCGGGCTATCTCCAAAACTCGTCGGCGAATTTAAACCTACTGCCCTGAAAGAAATTCAAGACAACGCAGTAAAACAAAATATCGTGACACTCAACAAGCGCGTGAATGAATTGGCCGTTAAAGAGCCAGTCATTCAGCAACAAGGTGCCGAGCGTATCGTGGTTCAACTGCCGGGAGTACAAGATACTGCCCGCGCTAAGGACATTATTGGCCGTACCGCAACACTCGAGTCTCGATTGGCTGACCCAATCGTCTCAACTATTGCGATTGGCGAGACTCCACCCCCGGGCATGGATGTTTTCCGCTTCGGCGAAAATCGCCAAGGTGTATTCAAAAAATCAGTCATCTTCAGTGGCGATCGTATTACCGACGCGAGCGCTGGCTTTGATCAAAACCAACGTCCTGCTGTCAACATCTCTTTAGATGCTGCCGGTGGTCGCGTGATGCAAGAAGTAACCCGTGAGAATATCGGTAAACCGATGGGCATGATCTTGTTTGAAAAAGGCAAAGGCGAGGTTCTCACCATTGCTACGATTCAAGGTGAGTTTGGCTCTAAGTTTCAGATTACTGGTCAACCGACTACCGAGAGTGCGAATGATTTAGCCCTTTTGTTGCGCGCAGGCTCACTCGCAGCCCCAATGGAAATCATTGAAGAGCGCACGATTGGACCAAGTCTGGGTGCAGAAAATATTGAGAAAGGTTTCAAATCCCTCATCATTGGCTTTGGAGCCATCTCCATCTTCATGATTGCTTACTACTTACTGTTTGGCACTTTCTCAGTCGTAGCTCTGGCAGTCAACTTGTTACTCTTGATTTCAGTGCTCTCGATGTTGCAAGCCACCCTAACCTTGCCAGGTATTGCTGCGATGGCCTTAGCACTGGGTATGGCGATTGACTCCAACGTCTTGATTAACGAACGTATTCGTGAGGAGTTGCGCAATGGCGCCGCTCCGCAAACAGCTATTGCAGTTGGCTTTGATAAAGCCTGGGCAACGATCTTGGATTCAAACGTCACTACCTTAATTGCGGGTCTTGCATTACTAGCATTTGGCTCCGGTCCGATCAAAGGCTTTGCAGTAGTGCATTGCCTTGGCATTTTGACTTCCATGTTTTCAGCAGTCTTTTTCTCACGTGGCCTGGTTAATCTCTGGTACGGCAGAGGTAAAAAAGTTCAGAAACTCGCTATCGGCCAAGTTTGGCGTCCACAGGAGAAATAA
- the secF gene encoding Protein-export membrane protein SecF: protein MEFFRIKKDIPFMRHALALNAVSLITFLAAVFFLWHNGLHLSIEFTGGTVMEVTYPQTAPLDSIRANVEKLGYSDTQIQNFGSSRDVMIRLPLQKDAEGKMISSADQSAAVMKALEPASSGAKLQRVEFVGPQVGRELAIDGLLALLFVIIGIVIYLSFRFEWKFAVAGIIANLHDIVIILGFFAFFQWEFSLSVLAAVLAVLGYSVNESVVIFDRIRENFRKYRKMDTREIIDNAITSTISRTVITHGSTEMMVLAMLIFGGPTLFYFALALTIGILFGIYSSVFVAAALAMWLGVTREDLVKGERKPDDAARNDDPNFGAQV, encoded by the coding sequence ATGGAATTTTTCCGGATCAAAAAAGACATTCCCTTCATGCGCCATGCATTGGCGCTCAATGCAGTTTCGTTGATCACTTTCTTAGCCGCTGTTTTCTTCCTTTGGCATAACGGCCTGCATCTATCTATTGAGTTCACTGGCGGTACGGTAATGGAAGTTACCTATCCACAAACAGCCCCTTTGGATTCGATTAGAGCGAATGTAGAAAAGTTAGGTTACTCCGATACGCAGATTCAGAACTTTGGCAGCTCACGTGATGTGATGATTCGCCTGCCATTGCAAAAAGATGCTGAAGGAAAAATGATCTCCTCAGCAGATCAAAGCGCCGCGGTCATGAAAGCACTTGAACCAGCTAGCTCTGGTGCAAAACTACAGCGTGTTGAGTTTGTTGGCCCACAAGTTGGGCGCGAGCTCGCGATTGACGGGCTCTTGGCACTGCTATTTGTAATTATTGGCATTGTGATTTACCTCTCCTTCCGTTTTGAGTGGAAATTTGCTGTCGCAGGCATCATCGCGAACTTACATGACATCGTGATTATTCTTGGCTTCTTTGCCTTCTTCCAGTGGGAGTTCTCACTCTCTGTGTTAGCTGCGGTATTGGCTGTATTGGGCTACTCAGTAAATGAGTCCGTGGTGATCTTTGACCGTATTCGTGAAAACTTCCGCAAATACCGCAAGATGGATACCCGCGAAATTATTGATAATGCAATTACAAGCACAATCAGTCGTACCGTGATTACTCACGGCAGTACTGAAATGATGGTTTTGGCAATGTTGATTTTTGGTGGCCCCACCCTCTTCTACTTTGCATTGGCACTCACCATTGGTATCTTGTTCGGTATTTACTCTTCAGTGTTCGTGGCAGCAGCTTTGGCGATGTGGCTTGGCGTCACCCGCGAAGACTTGGTAAAGGGTGAGCGTAAGCCTGATGATGCTGCCCGTAACGATGACCCAAACTTTGGGGCGCAGGTCTAA
- a CDS encoding 3-deoxy-D-manno-octulosonic-acid transferase domain-containing protein, which yields MSLTPSLGRAPQDSQYGARPKIWFAVYQLLWHLLLPFAFFRLAWRTRHSSEYLHHFFERLGFAYGKTTTPDSVWIHAVSVGETRAAQPLVQAYLERGEKVLLTHMTLNGRRTGAALFAKEIAAGQLRQVYLPYDLCWSVANFIRAFKPKFGLFMETEAWPTVVFYCAEIGLPLFLVNARLSERSARRVNQFGNAGRSLFQAFAGILAQTQFDAERYRTLGVKKLEIVGNLKFDVPLDSGLVEQGKSWKQKLHSDQRLMVCAASTRDGEESIILKAWKELLLSNSFDIAPLLCLVPRHPERFSEVANQIQDAGLRFRCRSEWTVMPNIHSDIDVILGDSMGEMPMYYSAADLVIMGGSLLPFGGQNLIEACAAGCPVLLGEHTYNFQQAALDAIEMGAAKRIKGELILGEPLALMDALKELLLNASELAKMSSAARAYSIEHQGATKKILAALEHQNFTLN from the coding sequence GTGAGTTTGACTCCAAGCCTTGGGCGCGCACCGCAGGATTCGCAATACGGTGCCCGCCCCAAGATCTGGTTTGCTGTTTATCAATTGCTTTGGCATCTTTTATTGCCTTTTGCATTCTTTCGTCTTGCCTGGCGTACGCGCCACTCATCTGAATATTTACATCACTTCTTTGAGCGCCTGGGTTTTGCTTATGGCAAAACGACCACCCCGGATTCAGTGTGGATTCATGCGGTATCGGTTGGTGAGACTAGAGCGGCTCAACCATTAGTTCAGGCTTATTTAGAGCGTGGCGAAAAGGTTCTGCTGACGCATATGACACTCAATGGCCGTCGTACTGGCGCTGCTTTATTCGCTAAAGAAATTGCTGCGGGTCAGTTGCGCCAAGTGTATTTGCCTTATGACCTCTGCTGGTCTGTTGCTAATTTCATTCGCGCATTCAAGCCCAAGTTCGGTTTATTTATGGAGACTGAAGCTTGGCCTACTGTAGTGTTTTATTGCGCAGAAATCGGTCTGCCATTATTTCTGGTGAATGCGCGCTTATCTGAACGTAGTGCTCGTCGTGTAAACCAATTTGGCAATGCTGGTAGATCTTTATTTCAAGCTTTTGCCGGTATCTTGGCTCAAACACAATTCGATGCTGAGCGCTATCGCACTCTGGGTGTGAAAAAACTTGAGATCGTTGGTAATCTCAAGTTTGATGTACCACTTGATTCAGGCTTAGTTGAGCAGGGTAAATCTTGGAAGCAAAAGCTACATTCAGATCAGCGTCTGATGGTTTGTGCTGCTAGTACTCGTGATGGTGAGGAATCAATCATCCTTAAAGCCTGGAAAGAACTCTTACTCTCTAATTCTTTTGATATTGCCCCATTGCTCTGTCTGGTACCGCGTCATCCCGAGCGTTTCTCTGAAGTGGCAAATCAAATTCAGGATGCTGGTTTGCGCTTTCGATGTCGTTCAGAATGGACGGTGATGCCAAATATCCATTCAGATATAGACGTGATTCTCGGTGACTCGATGGGCGAGATGCCGATGTATTACAGTGCTGCTGACTTGGTGATCATGGGTGGCAGCCTACTTCCTTTTGGCGGGCAGAATCTGATTGAAGCCTGTGCCGCTGGATGTCCGGTATTGCTGGGTGAGCATACTTATAATTTCCAGCAGGCTGCATTAGATGCTATTGAGATGGGCGCTGCAAAGCGTATCAAGGGCGAGCTCATCTTGGGTGAGCCACTTGCCCTGATGGATGCTTTAAAAGAATTGCTTTTGAATGCTTCCGAACTGGCAAAGATGTCGAGCGCCGCAAGGGCTTACTCGATTGAGCATCAAGGTGCGACTAAGAAGATATTAGCCGCCCTCGAACATCAGAATTTCACGCTTAACTAA